One window of the Acinonyx jubatus isolate Ajub_Pintada_27869175 chromosome A2, VMU_Ajub_asm_v1.0, whole genome shotgun sequence genome contains the following:
- the DUS3L gene encoding tRNA-dihydrouridine(47) synthase [NAD(P)(+)]-like, which translates to MAEGAAEAPAESGGGGDSGASAPERGVAPIKPQYLTTKEQFHEFLEARGQEKPSQETEAGDPGGNDLVEPEAKRIRLEDGQTGEAAEPGEQPQVQKRARGQNKGRPHVKPTHYDNNRLCPSLVQESAAKCFFGDRCRFLHDVGRYLETKPSDLGPRCVLFETFGRCPYGVTCRFAGAHLGPDGQNLVREEWVRAPPVRNGLDKALQQLLRKRKVRFERAEQALRQLSRDRVPGPSPAAAVPEVTGAESAPGQDSGDTQQALPGPDAGALPSGPVWTRGPLTDEDVVRLRPCEKRKLDIHGKLYLAPLTTCGNLPFRRICKRFGADVTCGEMAVCTNLLQGQTSEWALLRRHQCEDVFGVQLEGAFPDTMTKCAELLNRTIEVDFVDINVGCPIDLVYKKGGGCALMNRSAKFQQIVRGMNQVLDVPLTVKIRTGVQERVNLAHRLLPELRDWGAALVTLHGRSREQRYTKLADWQYIEQCVTAASPMPLFGNGDILSYEDANRAMQTGVAGIMIARGALLKPWLFTEIKEQRHWDISSSERLAILQDFTRYGLEHWGSDTQGVEKTRRFLLEWLSFLCRYVPVGLLERLPQRINERPPYYLGRDYLETLMASQKAADWIRISEMLLGPVPPNFVFLPKHKANAYK; encoded by the exons ATGGCGGAGGGAGCGGCGGAGGCCCCAGCAGAGAGTGGTGGCGGCGGCGACTCGGGAGCCAGCGCGCCGGAACGGGGGGTGGCGCCCATTAAACCTCA ATACCTCACCACCAAGGAGCAGTTCCACGAGTttctggaagccagagggcaggAGAAGCCCAGCCAGGAAACCGAGGCAGGAGACCCTGGTGGCAATGACCTGGTTGAACCTGAGGCCAAGCGGATCCGACTGGAAGATGGGCAGACGGGGGAGGCAGCTGAACCTGGGGAGCAGCCGCAGGTTCAGAAGAGAGCCCGGGGCCAGAACAAAGGGCGGCCCCACGTGAAACCCACCCACTATGACAATAAtaggctctgcccctccctggtccaG GAATCAGCCGCAAAGTGTTTCTTTGGTGACCGCTGCCGTTTCCTGCATGACGTGGGCCGCTACCTGGAAACCAAGCCGTCGGACCTGGGCCCCCGCTGTGTGCTGTTCGAGACCTTCGGCAGGTGTCCCTATGGTGTCACCTGCCGCTTCGCCGGGGCGCATCTGGGACCCGACGGCCAGAACCTAGTGCGGGAGGAGTGGGTCCGGGCACCGCCTGTGCGCAACGGCCTGGACAAGGCCCTGCAGCAGCTGCTGCGAAAGCGCAAGGTCCGCTTTGAACGCGCCGAGCAGGCCCTGCGCCAGCTGAGCAGGGACCGGGTgccaggcccctcccccgctgccgCAGTCCCCGAGGTCACGGGGGCCGAAAGCGCCCCCGGGCAGGACAGTGGTGACACCCAGCAGGCCCTCCCGGGGCCGGACGCCGGTGCCCTTCCCAGCGGCCCGGTGTGGACCCGTGGGCCCCTGACGGATGAGGACGTAGTCAGGCTGCGGCCTTGTGAGAAGAGAAAG CTGGACATCCACGGCAAACTGTACCTGGCCCCCCTCACCACG tGTGGGAACCTGCCCTTCCGGCGGATCTGTAAGCGCTTCGGGGCCGACGTGACGTGTGGGGAGATGGCCGTGTGCACCAACCTGCTGCAGGGCCAGACGTCCGAGTGGGCTCTGCTCAGACGCCACCAATGCGAGGATGTCTTTGGCGTCCAG CTCGAGGGCGCCTTCCCTGACACCATGACCAAGTGCGCCGAGCTGCTCAACCGCACCATCGAGGTGGATTTCGTGGATATCAACGTCGGGTGCCCCATTGATCTCGTGTACAAGAAG GGGGGGGGCTGTGCCCTCATGAACCGCTCGGCCAAGTTCCAGCAGATCGTCCGCGGCATGAACCAG GTGCTGGACGTGCCCCTGACGGTGAAGATCCGCACGGGCGTCCAGGAGCGCGTGAACCTGGCGCACCGGCTGCTGCCCGAGCTGCGGGACTGGGGCGCGGCCCTGGTCACG CTCCACGGCCGATCTCGGGAGCAGCGCTACACCAAGCTGGCCGACTGGCAGTACATCGAGCAGTGTGTGACAGCGGCCAGCCCCATGCCCCTGTTCG GAAACGGGGACATCCTGTCGTATGAGGATGCCAACCGTGCCATGCAGACTGGCGTCGCCGGGATCATGATCGCCCG CGGTGCCCTGCTGAAGCCGTGGCTGTTCACGGAGATCAAGGAGCAGCGGCACTGGGACATCTCGTCGTCCGAGCGCCTGGCCATCCTGCAGGACTTCACGCGCTACGGCCTGGAGCACTGGGGCTCAGACACGCAGGGCGTGGAGAAGACCCGGCGATTCCTCCTCGAGTGGCTTTCCTTCCTGTGCAG GTACGTGCCCGTGGGCCTGCTGGAGCGGCTCCCGCAGAGGATCAACGAGCGGCCGCCCTACTACCTGGGCCGCGACTACCTGGAGACGCTCATGGCCAGCCAGAAGGCGGCCGACTGGATCCGAATCAG TGAGATGCTGCTGGGACCCGTGCCACCCAACTTCGTCTTTCTGCCAAAGCACAAGGCCAACGCGTACAAGTAG
- the PRR22 gene encoding proline-rich protein 22: MQHPKPFYAPTAPQEGFSPQGPDGTERPGSQPLPTCTEPLPTVGSSNLYQPLNPEKEVFPAPPAGFHMAPCGCFFDPRIYRIEWATTDFGQSSLYKLTAVGGRGPPGGPAEGPASPGTYLLEPQHYLKAPVPAPPPPPYPHYLPVPGGPQYLMPYFPPEGPGPEALGFVGEGGPPAFMELPPPLLKEGPGPPPPAPKENKLPPLLITLPAEAALPPGAYGHLKGSFSQLRGPGGPLAFPSNELQGGGAGPALLYPPGPGEPKVAKAEAAPPGAGEARAPEAARAFVLPEKVLLEDAMKLFDCLPGNAEPEGSPRKAPRPALPDSGGGGDDSSSDIRSLHLPDELLSFDYSVPEILDTVSNVDCLFSFKALDEEPAPRPGPPAANTVAPALRPELPSRRKAGTSSAKKGRQGGKGKQAAGLASAAPSGPRQDPGAGPH, from the exons ATGCAGCACCCCAAACCCTTCTATGCGCCCACAGCTCCCCAAGAAGGCTTCAGCCCCCAGGGCCCAGATGGCACTGAGAGGCCAGGCAGTCAGCCTCTCCCCACCTGCACGGAGCCTCTTCCTACTGTGG GTTCCTCCAACCTGTATCAGCCCCTAAACCCGGAGAAAGAGGTGTTTCCAGCCCCTCCGGCAG GTTTCCACATGGCGCCCTGCGGGTGCTTCTTCGACCCCCGCATCTACCGAATCGAGTGGGCCACCACTGACTTCGGCCAGTCGTCCCTGTACAAGCTGACGGCAGTGGGTGGTCGGGGGCCCCCCGGGGGTCCGGCGGAGGGCCCCGCCTCGCCAGGCACCTACCTCCTAGAGCCCCAGCACTACCTCAAAGCCCCAGTGCCggccccaccacccccgccctACCCGCATTACCTGCCGGTGCCCGGGGGCCCCCAGTACCTCATGCCCTACTTCCCCCCCGAGGGGCCGGGGCCGGAGGCTCTGGGCtttgtgggggaaggggggccCCCCGCCTTCATggagctgcccccacccctgctcaagGAAGGCCCAGGgccgcccccacctgcccccaaggAGAACAAGCTGCCTCCCTTGCTCATCACGCTCCCCGCTGAGGCCGCGCTGCCCCCCGGCGCCTATGGCCACCTCAAGGGCAGCTTCAGTCAGCTCCGTGGGCCCGGTGGGCCCCTGGCCTTCCCCTCCAATGAGCTGCAGGGCGGTGGGGCCGGGCCGGCCCTGCTGTACCCGCCGGGCCCCGGGGAGCCCAAGGTGGCCAAGGCAGAGGCGGCCCCGCCGGGGGCGGGCGAGGCCAGGGCCCCCGAGGCAGCCAGGGCCTTCGTGCTGCCTGAGAAGGTGCTTCTGGAAGACGCCATGAAACTCTTCGACTGCTTGCCGGGCAACGCCGAGCCCGAGGGGTCTCCACGCAAGGCCCCCAGGCCGGCCCTGCCGGATAGCGGGGGCGGCGGAGACGACTCGTCCAGTGACATCCGCTCGTTGCACCTGCCGGACGAACTGCTGTCCTTTGACTACAGCGTGCCCGAGATCCTGGACACCGTGTCCAACGTGGACTGCCTTTTCAGCTTCAAGGCGCTTGATGAGGAGCCGGCGCCCCGCCCAGGGCCCCCCGCCGCCAACACCGTGGCCCCTGCCTTGCGACCTGAGCTGCCCAGCAGGAGGAAGGCCGGCACCTCGTCCGCCaagaaggggaggcagggaggcaaggGCAAGCAGGCTGCGGGCCTGGCCAGCGCCGCCCCCTCGGGGCCCAGGCAGGACCCGGGAGCCGGCCCCCATTAA